A section of the Branchiostoma lanceolatum isolate klBraLanc5 chromosome 19, klBraLanc5.hap2, whole genome shotgun sequence genome encodes:
- the LOC136426030 gene encoding GDP-D-glycero-alpha-D-manno-heptose dehydrogenase-like has product MDSFTDVTPDNGQHVLVTGGAGYVGSTLVPILLQEGYLVTIYDIFNFGVFPLLPVAGHPRLRLKEGSITDVTTLAEAMADVDAIVHLAAIVGFPACAANPEKAIKINKEGTENIVRLMKKGQRIVYSSTGSCYGAVTGICTEETPISPLTLYGETKADGEKAVMAAGGVALRLATVFGASPRLRLDLLVNDLTYKALSGHHFALYQASFRRTFLHIKDAAMAFAFSLRNYDKMSGQAYNVGSETMNLTKAELAKKIQEYIPECVITLSDEGEDKDKRDYEVSYAKLRSLGYNTTLTVDDGIRELVKVMPFLSDRELRTCSNV; this is encoded by the exons ATGGATAG CTTTACAGATGTCACCCCAGACAATGGCCAGCACGTGCTGGTGACAGGCGGGGCAGGGTACGTCGGTTCAACCCTCGTTCCGATCCTGCTACAGGAGGGCTACCTTGTCACCATCTACGACATCTTCAACTTCGGGGTATTCCCACTTCTACCAGTGGCCGGGCATCCCAGGTTGAGGCTCAAGGAGGGTAGCATCACAGATGTCACGACACTGGCAGAGGCCATGGCTGATGTGGACGCCATAGTTCATCTGGCCGCCATTGTGGGTTTCCCTGCCTGTGCTGCCAATCCAGAAAAGGCCATCAAAATCAACAAG GAGGGCACAGAGAACATTGTCCGTCTGATGAAGAAAGGCCAGCGCATTGTCTACTCATCCACCGGGTCATGCTACGGAGCGGTTACCGGGATCTGCACCGAGGAGACGCCGATCAGCCCACTGACTCTCTACGGTGAGACCAAGGCCGATGGAGAGAAGGCTGTCATGGCTGCCGGCGGCGTGGCGCTCCGCCTGGCGACTGTCTTCGGAGCTTCACCGAGACTCCGTCTCGACTTGCTCGTCAACGACCTCACCTACAAGGCGCTCAGCGGTCACCACTTCGCCTTGTACCAAGCCTCCTTCCGTCGCACCTTCTTACACATCAAAGACGCGGCCATGGCCTTTGCGTTCTCTCTTAGGAACTACGATAAGATGTCCGGCCAAGCTTATAACGTAGGGTCTGAAACCATGAACTTGACAAAGGCTGAGCTAGCCAAAAAGATCCAGGAGTATATTCCTGAATGTGTGATTACATTGTCAGATGAGGGTGAGGATAAGGATAAGAGGGATTATGAAGTGTCCTATGCTAAGCTCCGTTCGCTGGGGTACAACACAACCCTCACTGTAGATGATGGAATCCGTGAGCTTGTGAAAGTCATGCCTTTTCTGTCAGATAGGGAACTCCGCACATGTAGCAATGTTTAA
- the LOC136425492 gene encoding NXPE family member 2-like isoform X2 yields MGRNTTLTTAVSVLLVFCLTGMMYMYVQQFSTVNVIRTELESQPIRISSSQWQFQNGSIDLEQITKSENFVISVVNPRSMYRVGRQLSIKIVAMDTRGRPKSYGGDVIRVKLYTRSPVQASTAGRVTDYGNGTYLASFFLSFPGRLSVAVKLVHSSEALQLLKRFRDVFHVRRIMVCRFHEKNKNFTEWMPCSNTFNKSITLRDVCDFSRPSVNATFYCQRPRVSHCDSIGGCHRDHEVTMAHYDNMATEEEKRLFPRDRTLAEELPRGVSVQVRGKRKVRKVHGKILPPCGPRLPETASEGYWFNGTWTSLRCYARRFRTIPSAVQCLQNKTLFFRGDSTTRQWWRYLMIFLKLQQQGHGAEPLSAIDEKHDIKLQFSFHHFPRNQIPPMDPFGDHYDMHYIAEEIDGIVGGPNVVIVIGPWAHFMAEPIETFRSRLYGIRHAIERLHNDYPETKIIWRTPNTVHHDKFWHVVENSDFYGHQLLLLVKEILGDLNIAIIDVWEMSESMWHDDDMHPPQEVIKNHIDLLLSYICSS; encoded by the exons ATGGGGAGAAATACAACCCTCACTACAGCAGTTTCCGTACTACTTGTGTTCTGTTTAACTgggatgatgtacatgtacgtccaaCAG TTTTCTACAGTTAACGTTATTCGTACCGAACTCGAGAGTCAACCAATAAGAATTTCTTCATCGCAATGGCAGTTTCAGAACGGTTCCATAGATTTGGAACAGATCACAAAATCCGAAAACTTTGTCATCAGCGTTGTCAACCCTCGGTCTATGTATCGGGTGGGACGTCAGCTGTCAATCAAGATCGTTGCCATGGATACCCGAGGCCGTCCGAAGTCTTACGGAGGGGATGTCATTCGCGTGAAGCTGTACACCCGATCCCCAGTACAGGCTAGCACCGCCGGTAGAGTTACTGACTACGGCAACGGAACTTACCTCGCAAGCTTCTTCCTAAGTTTTCCTGGCCGGCTCTCAGTCGCGGTCAAGTTGGTACATTCAAGCGAAGCCTTACAGCTCTTAAAACGATTCCGAGACGTTTTTCACGTCAGGCGTATCATGGTGTGCCGTTTCCacgagaaaaacaagaactttacTGAGTGGATGCCTTGCTCTAACACTTTCAACAAGAGCATCACCCTACGCGATGTCTGTGACTTTTCACGACCATCCGTAAACGCGACTTTCTACTGTCAGCGCCCAAGAGTAAGTCATTGTGATTCTATTGGTGGCTGCCATCGTGACCACGAAGTAACGATGGCCCATTACGACAACATGGCAACTGAAGAGGAGAAGAGGCTGTTTCCAAG AGATCGTACTTTGGCGGAAGAGTTGCCACGTGGCGTCAGCGTTCAAGTCCGAGGCAAGC gaaaagtgaggaaagttcACGGGAAAATACTGCCCCCTTGCGGCCCACGGTTGCCAGAGACCGCGTCAGAAGGCTATTGGTTCAACGGAACTTGGACTTCGCTAAGATGCTACGCGCGAAGATTCCGTACCATTCCTTCAGCAGTGCAATGTCTTCAAAACAAGACACTCTTCTTTCGCGGAGACTCTACAACTAGACAATGGTGGAGATATCTCATGATATTTCTAAAGTTACAACAACAAGGTCATGGCGCAGAGCCACTGTCAGCAATCGACGAGAAACATGACATAAAATTACAATTCTCGTTTCACCATTTCCCTCGAAACCAAATCCCACCAATGGATCCATTTGGTGACCATTACGACATGCATTACATAGCTGAAGAAATTGACGGCATTGTCGGTGGACCAAATGTCGTGATTGTCATTGGTCCATGGGCCCACTTCATGGCTGAACCAATAGAAACGTTCCGTTCGCGTCTTTACGGAATCCGGCATGCAATAGAACGTTTACACAACGATTATCCGGAAACAAAGATAATCTGGAGAACACCTAACACCGTTCATCACGATAAATTTTGGCATGTTGTGGAAAATAGTGACTTTTATGGGCACCAGTTGTTACTTCTAGTTAAAGAAATCCTTGGTGATCTCAACATTGCTATTATAGATGTTTGGGAAATGTCGGAATCTATGTGGCATGATGATGATATGCATCCACCCCAAGAGGTTATAAAAAATCATATAGATCTGTTATTATCTTACATCTGTTCATCATAA
- the LOC136425492 gene encoding NXPE family member 2-like isoform X1 — translation MSGSSAQALFHQDVRTSLRRKVSESHLSKMGRNTTLTTAVSVLLVFCLTGMMYMYVQQFSTVNVIRTELESQPIRISSSQWQFQNGSIDLEQITKSENFVISVVNPRSMYRVGRQLSIKIVAMDTRGRPKSYGGDVIRVKLYTRSPVQASTAGRVTDYGNGTYLASFFLSFPGRLSVAVKLVHSSEALQLLKRFRDVFHVRRIMVCRFHEKNKNFTEWMPCSNTFNKSITLRDVCDFSRPSVNATFYCQRPRVSHCDSIGGCHRDHEVTMAHYDNMATEEEKRLFPRDRTLAEELPRGVSVQVRGKRKVRKVHGKILPPCGPRLPETASEGYWFNGTWTSLRCYARRFRTIPSAVQCLQNKTLFFRGDSTTRQWWRYLMIFLKLQQQGHGAEPLSAIDEKHDIKLQFSFHHFPRNQIPPMDPFGDHYDMHYIAEEIDGIVGGPNVVIVIGPWAHFMAEPIETFRSRLYGIRHAIERLHNDYPETKIIWRTPNTVHHDKFWHVVENSDFYGHQLLLLVKEILGDLNIAIIDVWEMSESMWHDDDMHPPQEVIKNHIDLLLSYICSS, via the exons ATGTCAGGATCTTCAGCGCAAGCCTTGTTTCATCAAGACGTTAGGACTTCGTTGA gacGGAAGGTCTCCGAATCCCATCTGAGTAAAATGGGGAGAAATACAACCCTCACTACAGCAGTTTCCGTACTACTTGTGTTCTGTTTAACTgggatgatgtacatgtacgtccaaCAG TTTTCTACAGTTAACGTTATTCGTACCGAACTCGAGAGTCAACCAATAAGAATTTCTTCATCGCAATGGCAGTTTCAGAACGGTTCCATAGATTTGGAACAGATCACAAAATCCGAAAACTTTGTCATCAGCGTTGTCAACCCTCGGTCTATGTATCGGGTGGGACGTCAGCTGTCAATCAAGATCGTTGCCATGGATACCCGAGGCCGTCCGAAGTCTTACGGAGGGGATGTCATTCGCGTGAAGCTGTACACCCGATCCCCAGTACAGGCTAGCACCGCCGGTAGAGTTACTGACTACGGCAACGGAACTTACCTCGCAAGCTTCTTCCTAAGTTTTCCTGGCCGGCTCTCAGTCGCGGTCAAGTTGGTACATTCAAGCGAAGCCTTACAGCTCTTAAAACGATTCCGAGACGTTTTTCACGTCAGGCGTATCATGGTGTGCCGTTTCCacgagaaaaacaagaactttacTGAGTGGATGCCTTGCTCTAACACTTTCAACAAGAGCATCACCCTACGCGATGTCTGTGACTTTTCACGACCATCCGTAAACGCGACTTTCTACTGTCAGCGCCCAAGAGTAAGTCATTGTGATTCTATTGGTGGCTGCCATCGTGACCACGAAGTAACGATGGCCCATTACGACAACATGGCAACTGAAGAGGAGAAGAGGCTGTTTCCAAG AGATCGTACTTTGGCGGAAGAGTTGCCACGTGGCGTCAGCGTTCAAGTCCGAGGCAAGC gaaaagtgaggaaagttcACGGGAAAATACTGCCCCCTTGCGGCCCACGGTTGCCAGAGACCGCGTCAGAAGGCTATTGGTTCAACGGAACTTGGACTTCGCTAAGATGCTACGCGCGAAGATTCCGTACCATTCCTTCAGCAGTGCAATGTCTTCAAAACAAGACACTCTTCTTTCGCGGAGACTCTACAACTAGACAATGGTGGAGATATCTCATGATATTTCTAAAGTTACAACAACAAGGTCATGGCGCAGAGCCACTGTCAGCAATCGACGAGAAACATGACATAAAATTACAATTCTCGTTTCACCATTTCCCTCGAAACCAAATCCCACCAATGGATCCATTTGGTGACCATTACGACATGCATTACATAGCTGAAGAAATTGACGGCATTGTCGGTGGACCAAATGTCGTGATTGTCATTGGTCCATGGGCCCACTTCATGGCTGAACCAATAGAAACGTTCCGTTCGCGTCTTTACGGAATCCGGCATGCAATAGAACGTTTACACAACGATTATCCGGAAACAAAGATAATCTGGAGAACACCTAACACCGTTCATCACGATAAATTTTGGCATGTTGTGGAAAATAGTGACTTTTATGGGCACCAGTTGTTACTTCTAGTTAAAGAAATCCTTGGTGATCTCAACATTGCTATTATAGATGTTTGGGAAATGTCGGAATCTATGTGGCATGATGATGATATGCATCCACCCCAAGAGGTTATAAAAAATCATATAGATCTGTTATTATCTTACATCTGTTCATCATAA
- the LOC136425524 gene encoding uncharacterized protein, producing MGVYSYTCCNFEYICSVIGALHLLELFFGFVVWVLLVVYAYFDLSLVSVLGDAQHWVVLVAVTCWLVTLIFIITHATGLCKKCGYNWNLVDFIYSLIAFILYFVAAIVQTWSVADQYAPISGYHDYWSDWYITYSIACAFSWLVALLYIINAFVSYIYFRSRTVVCSIHNQAPRRNDTPIKALSHKRNNEPEHKDNYYNPNPQEPNNSGYYYGKPSETPRNYDNTPRAQDQQRPPSQDPRPPSQGYYNNQPNYDPKPLEKLKRENSRDSLETVMFSDNP from the exons ATGGGAGTGTACAGTTATACGTGCTGCAACTTCGAGTACATATGTAGTGTCATCGGGGCATTGCATCTTTTGGAACTG TTCTTCGGGTTTGTGGTGTGGGTTCTGCTGGTGGTGTACGCGTACTtcgacctgtccctggtgtccGTGCTGGGGGACGCCCAACACTGGGTGGTGCTGGTAGCCGTGACGTGCTGGCTGGTCACTCTCATATTCATCATTACCCACGCCACCGGCCTGTGCAAGAAGTGCGGCTATAACTGGAATCTAGTG GATTTCATCTATTCCCTGATCGCCTTCATTCTGTACTTTGTGGCGGCCATTGTGCAGACGTGGTCTGTTGCCGACCAGTATGCACCCATCTCCGGTTACCATGACTACTGGAGCGATTGGTACATCACCTACTCCATCGCCTGT GCCTTCTCCTGGTTGGTGGCGCTGCTGTACATCATCAACGCGTTCGTGAGCTACATTTATTTCCGCAGCCGCACGGTGGTGTGCTCCATTCACAACCAGGCCCCGCGGAGGAATGACACGCCCATCAAGGCTCTCAGCCACAAGAGGAACAACGAGCCCGAGCACAAG GACAACTACTACAACCCCAACCCGCAGGAACCCAACAACTCCGGCTACTACTACGGCAAACCTTCCGAGACTCCCCGCAACTACGACAACACCCCACGGGCCCAGGACCAACAGCGCCCGCCCAGCCAGGACCCGCGTCCCCCCAGCCAGGGGTACTACAACAACCAGCCCAACTACGACCCCAAACCGCTCGAGAAACTCAAGAGGGAGAACTCTCGCGATAGCCTGGAAACCGTCATGTTCTCAGACAACCCTTAG